The nucleotide window TGCCTACGGTAACCCTCCGAATTCCCGATGGCTCCGCACTGGTTCGGATTGAGAAGGCAGATCCACAGGTGTATTTCAAAATCTACGAGCTGCTCAGCTACAAAAGGGACTTTGGCAAATGGGAAAAGCCAGAGAGCCTCTACGACCCATATGAGAAGACTTTTCCCGTTGGGGTTCTTCCGAGGGTCAAGAAGTTTCTCAACTGCAAGGGATACCGCGTCCGCGTGAAGGACGAGCGGCAGGTCAGGGGTGCCAAGCTGAACTCCACGTGGAACGAAAACTACAGCATGCGCAGGTATCAGGAAAGGGCGGTTAAAAAGGCCCTCCGGGAGAAAATGGGTGTTCTGGCTCTTCCGGTTGGAAGCGGTAAGACCGTCGTTGGGCTGAGGATAATCCACGAGCTCGACCTCTCCGCGCTGATAGTCGTCCACACGAAGGAGCTTCTCTACCAGTGGGCGGACAAGGTTAGGGAAGTTTTGGGCGTTGAGCCGGGCATAGTCGGGGACAACAAATGGGAGGAGCGCGCCGTTACCATTGCCATGATACAGACCCTTCTCTCGAGAGGCGCGGAGAAGCTCCAGAACGAGTACGCGATCCTCATGTTCGACGAGTGCCACAGAACCTCCGCCGCCGAGAAGTTCTACCAGCTTGGCCTTTCGCTGCCCCAGGTATACCGCTTTGGCCTATCTGCGACGCCGTGGAGGCGCATACGCGGTGAGGAGATCAAGATAGAGGCCGTTGTTGGGCCCACCATATTCGAGGTTCGCGCTGATGACCTCATAAAGGAAAAGTTCCTTGCGAAGCCGCGCTTTGAAATAATCACCTACGAGTCGAGCATGCCCTCCTTCAGCGAGCGCTACAAGGAACTGTACGAGGACATGATAATGAACAACGACGAGAGGAACCGGGCCGTGGCG belongs to Thermococcus camini and includes:
- a CDS encoding DEAD/DEAH box helicase gives rise to the protein MPTVTLRIPDGSALVRIEKADPQVYFKIYELLSYKRDFGKWEKPESLYDPYEKTFPVGVLPRVKKFLNCKGYRVRVKDERQVRGAKLNSTWNENYSMRRYQERAVKKALREKMGVLALPVGSGKTVVGLRIIHELDLSALIVVHTKELLYQWADKVREVLGVEPGIVGDNKWEERAVTIAMIQTLLSRGAEKLQNEYAILMFDECHRTSAAEKFYQLGLSLPQVYRFGLSATPWRRIRGEEIKIEAVVGPTIFEVRADDLIKEKFLAKPRFEIITYESSMPSFSERYKELYEDMIMNNDERNRAVAEKAAELARKGHRVLIDVRRIEHGRILRKMLGEMGVKAEFLSSKSSNRWEILEAFKNGEIPVLISTLLKEGVDIPEISAIILAGGGKSDIMTIQTIGRALRPKKGMKAVIVDVQDDDPLLFTHFIERQKALKQYYGKYYDREMASKLEESVTKKGRPRKRS